A genomic region of Papaver somniferum cultivar HN1 chromosome 7, ASM357369v1, whole genome shotgun sequence contains the following coding sequences:
- the LOC113299981 gene encoding protein PHOTOSYSTEM I ASSEMBLY 2, chloroplastic isoform X2: MWVSSSSQSSSVPLARRNVFIPVHCTANQQLQEDVGIMCEPCSGKGWLLCDFCNGQKTNVKAQNNRVYRRCPTCRAVGVVLCSKCKVFKCVTFPDFSDGDEV; encoded by the exons CTCTTCATCGCAATCGTCTTCGGTTCCGTTGGCAAGGAGGAATGTATTCATCCCTGTACATTGCACTGCCAATCAACAACTGCAG GAAGATGTAGGAATTATGTGTGAACCATGCAGTGGGAAAGGATGGTTGCTCTGTGATTTCTGCAATGGGCAGAAGACCAATGTAAAAGCACAAAATAACCGAGTCTACCGCCGCTGTCCAACTTGCAGAGCT GTTGGAGTTGTTCTATGTTCGAAGTGCAAAGTTTTCAAATGTGTTACCTTTCCAGACTTCAGTGACGGAGATGAGGTCTGA
- the LOC113299981 gene encoding uncharacterized protein LOC113299981 isoform X1, which translates to MAISIPTTKFNFLNPSLSSYSSSSQSSSVPLARRNVFIPVHCTANQQLQEDVGIMCEPCSGKGWLLCDFCNGQKTNVKAQNNRVYRRCPTCRAVGVVLCSKCKVFKCVTFPDFSDGDEV; encoded by the exons ATGGCGATTTCTATTCCCACCACTAAATTCAACTTCTTAAACCCATCGTTGTCTTCTTATAGCTCTTCATCGCAATCGTCTTCGGTTCCGTTGGCAAGGAGGAATGTATTCATCCCTGTACATTGCACTGCCAATCAACAACTGCAG GAAGATGTAGGAATTATGTGTGAACCATGCAGTGGGAAAGGATGGTTGCTCTGTGATTTCTGCAATGGGCAGAAGACCAATGTAAAAGCACAAAATAACCGAGTCTACCGCCGCTGTCCAACTTGCAGAGCT GTTGGAGTTGTTCTATGTTCGAAGTGCAAAGTTTTCAAATGTGTTACCTTTCCAGACTTCAGTGACGGAGATGAGGTCTGA